In one Trichlorobacter lovleyi SZ genomic region, the following are encoded:
- the atpA gene encoding F0F1 ATP synthase subunit alpha, with protein sequence MELRAEEISEIIKKQINEYGKEVEVSETGTIISIGDGIARIHGLAGAMAGELLEFPGGVSGMVLNLEEDNVGAAILGEFAEIKEGDTVKRTGRITEVPVGDALVGRVVNAIGQPIDGKGPINSSTFSKVEIKAPGIVARKSVHQPMATGLKAIDSMVPIGRGQRELIIGDRQTGKTAVAVDTIINQKGGDVICIYVAIGQKRSTVAQVVSKLTEHGAMDYTIVVAATASESAPLQFIAPYTGVTMGEYFRDNKKHALIIYDDLSKQAVAYRQLSLLLRRPPGREAYPGDVFYLHSRLLERACKLSDECGAGSLTALPIIETQAGDVSAYIPTNVISITDGQIYLESDLFFSGVRPAINVGLSVSRVGGSAQTKSMKQVAGTLRLNLAQYREMAAFAQFGSDLDKATQMQLARGERLVEILKQPQYRPIPNEKQVLVIFAANNGYLDDYPVSALKKYETELYAFFDNRQADVLTELREKQAIGDDLKAKLVSALDQFKKEFTA encoded by the coding sequence ATGGAACTCAGAGCCGAAGAAATTAGCGAAATCATCAAGAAACAGATTAACGAGTATGGCAAAGAGGTAGAGGTATCGGAAACCGGTACCATTATCTCGATCGGAGACGGTATTGCCCGTATCCATGGCCTGGCCGGCGCCATGGCCGGTGAGCTGCTGGAATTCCCCGGCGGCGTATCCGGTATGGTTCTCAACCTTGAGGAAGATAACGTCGGAGCTGCTATTCTTGGTGAATTTGCCGAGATCAAAGAAGGCGATACGGTCAAGCGTACCGGTCGGATTACCGAGGTGCCGGTTGGCGATGCCCTGGTAGGTCGTGTTGTAAACGCCATTGGCCAGCCAATTGACGGCAAGGGTCCGATCAACAGCAGTACCTTCAGCAAGGTGGAGATCAAGGCACCTGGTATCGTTGCCCGTAAATCGGTTCATCAGCCGATGGCAACCGGTCTCAAGGCGATTGACTCCATGGTTCCAATCGGCCGTGGTCAACGGGAACTGATCATCGGTGACCGTCAGACCGGTAAGACGGCTGTTGCGGTTGACACCATCATTAACCAGAAGGGTGGCGATGTAATCTGTATTTATGTTGCCATCGGCCAGAAACGTTCAACGGTTGCTCAGGTTGTATCCAAGCTGACCGAGCATGGTGCTATGGATTACACCATTGTTGTTGCCGCCACTGCTTCCGAGTCCGCACCGCTGCAGTTCATCGCACCGTACACCGGCGTAACCATGGGCGAGTACTTCCGTGATAACAAGAAGCATGCCCTGATCATCTATGATGACCTTTCCAAGCAGGCAGTCGCTTATCGTCAGCTCTCTCTGCTGCTTCGTCGTCCGCCAGGCCGTGAAGCCTATCCCGGCGACGTTTTCTATCTGCACAGCCGTTTGCTGGAGCGTGCCTGTAAACTGTCCGATGAGTGCGGTGCCGGTTCACTGACCGCCCTGCCGATCATTGAGACCCAGGCCGGTGACGTTTCCGCCTACATTCCGACCAACGTTATCTCCATTACCGACGGTCAGATTTACCTTGAATCAGACCTGTTCTTCTCCGGCGTTCGTCCGGCGATCAACGTCGGCCTGTCGGTTTCACGGGTCGGTGGTTCAGCACAAACCAAGTCGATGAAGCAGGTGGCTGGTACACTGCGTCTTAACCTGGCTCAGTACCGTGAAATGGCTGCTTTTGCCCAGTTCGGCTCCGATCTTGACAAGGCAACCCAGATGCAGCTTGCCCGTGGTGAGCGCCTGGTTGAGATTCTTAAGCAACCACAGTATCGTCCGATTCCGAACGAAAAGCAGGTTCTGGTTATTTTTGCTGCCAACAACGGCTACCTTGATGACTATCCGGTTTCCGCTCTCAAGAAGTATGAAACCGAATTGTATGCATTCTTTGATAACCGTCAGGCTGATGTACTCACTGAATTGCGTGAGAAGCAGGCAATCGGTGATGACCTGAAGGCCAAGCTGGTTAGTGCCCTTGATCAGTTCAAGAAGGAATTTACCGCTTAA
- a CDS encoding ParA family protein gives MSKIICIANQKGGVGKTTTAINLAAALAAAERPTLLVDIDPQGNATSGVGVDKSQLQHSVYDLLINEADPASLVVETGHPYLHILPATADLAGAELELATETGREQKLKNALSLLQERYRYILIDCPPSLSLLTVNAMTAADTVLIPLQCEFYAMEGLSQILNTIRLVQKGLNPRIAIEGILLTMADARNRLSKDVEDEIRVHFPKEAFEVVIPRNVRLSEAPSHGKPIIYYDITSKGATAYLQLARELIQREVTSA, from the coding sequence CTGGCTGCTGCCGAGCGGCCTACCCTGCTGGTGGATATTGATCCTCAGGGTAACGCCACCAGCGGCGTTGGTGTTGATAAGTCCCAGTTGCAGCATTCGGTCTATGATCTGTTGATTAATGAGGCAGACCCAGCCTCGCTGGTGGTTGAGACCGGTCATCCCTATCTGCATATCCTGCCAGCCACCGCGGACCTTGCCGGTGCTGAGCTGGAACTGGCCACTGAGACCGGACGTGAACAGAAACTAAAGAACGCCTTGTCGCTGTTACAGGAACGCTACCGGTATATCCTGATTGACTGCCCGCCATCCTTAAGTCTTTTGACCGTGAACGCCATGACCGCTGCCGACACTGTCCTGATTCCACTGCAATGTGAGTTCTATGCCATGGAGGGTCTGTCCCAGATCCTTAATACGATCCGTTTGGTGCAAAAGGGATTGAATCCCCGCATTGCGATCGAAGGTATTTTGTTGACCATGGCCGATGCCCGTAACCGCCTGTCAAAGGATGTAGAGGATGAGATCCGGGTTCACTTCCCGAAAGAGGCCTTTGAGGTGGTGATTCCCCGTAACGTTCGCCTCTCTGAAGCGCCCAGCCACGGCAAGCCGATTATCTATTACGATATTACCTCCAAAGGTGCTACTGCCTATCTGCAGCTGGCCCGCGAGCTGATCCAGCGGGAGGTGACCAGTGCTTAA
- a CDS encoding F0F1 ATP synthase subunit delta, with protein sequence MINNAIARRYAKALVQLGSEKDLIDRFSQELKVVSGVFAGNAELRAAFGNPAFTADQKKQIMRDLIARMQCSELVANFLLLLVDKNRVVCLPEIVETYEKLADEQSGVIRPMITTAFALDDSQVNAIKGALEQKTGKKVVPQVKVDQSLIGGVVTQIGDIAYDSSVKTQLARIHDILQKG encoded by the coding sequence GTGATCAATAACGCCATTGCCAGACGGTATGCCAAGGCGCTGGTCCAGCTTGGCTCGGAGAAAGATCTGATTGATCGCTTCAGCCAGGAGCTGAAGGTGGTGAGCGGGGTTTTTGCCGGTAATGCAGAACTGCGGGCCGCATTTGGTAACCCTGCCTTTACTGCAGATCAAAAAAAGCAGATCATGCGTGACCTGATTGCACGTATGCAATGCTCGGAACTGGTGGCAAACTTCCTGTTGCTGCTGGTGGATAAAAACCGGGTTGTCTGTCTGCCGGAAATTGTTGAGACCTACGAAAAGCTGGCTGATGAGCAGTCTGGGGTGATCCGTCCGATGATTACGACCGCCTTTGCCTTGGATGACAGCCAGGTCAATGCCATTAAAGGTGCGTTGGAGCAGAAAACCGGTAAGAAGGTTGTGCCACAGGTAAAGGTTGATCAATCGCTGATCGGCGGTGTTGTTACCCAGATCGGCGATATCGCCTATGATAGCAGTGTTAAAACTCAGTTAGCACGGATTCACGATATACTACAGAAGGGGTAA
- a CDS encoding F0F1 ATP synthase subunit B family protein yields MLIQNDRRMQRILSGLAVAVAILVPVLALASGGGEHHPDSGAQLKDFGWRVVDFALLAGIMIWALKKANVKGSLAERQLQIEKNLREAREARETAEAKLKEYTEKLEKANQEVDTLRAAMLKEAEAEKQRIVAEAQAAAAKVTEQAAQAADQEVLKARTELRVEAARLAVELAGGKLGAAVQKADHDRFVQDYLGKVVQL; encoded by the coding sequence ATGCTGATTCAGAATGATCGCCGTATGCAAAGAATTCTCTCCGGTCTGGCTGTTGCTGTCGCTATTCTGGTTCCTGTGCTGGCCCTTGCTTCGGGCGGCGGAGAGCACCATCCCGATAGTGGTGCACAGCTGAAAGATTTCGGCTGGCGTGTTGTCGATTTTGCGCTGCTTGCCGGTATTATGATCTGGGCCTTGAAAAAGGCTAACGTAAAGGGCTCACTGGCTGAGCGCCAGCTGCAGATTGAGAAGAATCTCCGCGAGGCTCGTGAGGCTCGTGAGACAGCTGAGGCCAAGCTGAAAGAATATACTGAGAAGCTTGAAAAGGCCAATCAGGAGGTGGATACGCTGCGTGCTGCCATGCTGAAAGAGGCTGAAGCCGAGAAACAGCGTATTGTTGCTGAAGCCCAGGCTGCAGCTGCCAAGGTTACAGAACAGGCCGCTCAGGCTGCTGATCAAGAGGTCTTGAAGGCCCGCACAGAACTGCGTGTGGAGGCTGCCAGGCTTGCGGTTGAGCTGGCTGGTGGCAAACTTGGTGCTGCTGTTCAAAAAGCGGACCATGACCGATTTGTACAGGATTACCTTGGGAAGGTGGTGCAACTGTGA
- a CDS encoding ATP synthase F0 subunit B produces the protein MINLDLAFAVQIVNFGLLVLVLNIFLYKPIRALLAQRRQEIQSARERAVAVDQQVQEKVAQYEARLRDAKAEVGAKRAELVKEAQAEEASLLDKARLDAATSIASIRERVAKESAEARALLQKQVDVLSGDICEKILGRSL, from the coding sequence GTGATCAATCTCGATCTCGCATTTGCTGTCCAGATTGTAAACTTCGGACTTCTGGTTCTTGTTCTGAATATCTTTCTGTACAAGCCGATCAGGGCGCTGTTGGCCCAGCGGCGGCAGGAGATCCAGTCTGCCCGTGAGCGTGCAGTCGCTGTGGATCAGCAGGTGCAGGAAAAGGTGGCTCAGTATGAGGCGCGTCTGCGTGATGCCAAGGCTGAAGTCGGTGCCAAACGGGCTGAGCTGGTGAAAGAGGCTCAGGCGGAAGAGGCGTCGTTGTTGGACAAGGCGCGCCTGGATGCTGCAACTTCAATCGCTTCGATTCGTGAGCGGGTCGCCAAAGAGTCTGCCGAGGCACGTGCCCTGCTGCAAAAGCAGGTTGATGTCCTGTCCGGCGATATTTGTGAGAAAATTCTGGGGAGGAGTCTGTAA
- a CDS encoding ParB/RepB/Spo0J family partition protein has protein sequence MLKKGGLGKGMAALLPVMSVAEDKNYFLCPIEQIRPNRNQPRKQFAQDKLEELASSIREKGIIQPLVVTKKDGYYEIIAGERRWRASQKAGLRELPVVIREASEDAVMELALIENIQREDLNAIEEAQAYKSLVEHFGISQDEVAKRVGKNRTTVTNALRLLRLPDDIQRDVVEERLSMGHARALLGLENEELVQKARHEILHRMLSVRATEELVNKLKRGSHAVQKPARQPDLLMVSLEEQLQKQFQTRIAIRRNSGGKGALEIHFSSSDELTRIIDLLQS, from the coding sequence GTGCTTAAAAAAGGTGGTCTGGGCAAAGGAATGGCTGCACTGTTGCCGGTGATGTCCGTTGCCGAGGACAAAAACTATTTTCTCTGTCCCATTGAGCAGATCAGGCCCAATCGCAACCAGCCCCGCAAGCAGTTTGCGCAAGACAAACTGGAGGAGCTGGCCTCCTCAATCCGAGAAAAAGGGATTATTCAACCGCTGGTAGTTACCAAAAAGGATGGCTACTACGAGATCATTGCCGGTGAGCGTCGCTGGCGTGCTTCCCAGAAGGCCGGGTTGCGCGAACTGCCGGTGGTTATCCGTGAGGCCAGCGAAGATGCGGTGATGGAGCTGGCCCTGATTGAAAACATCCAGCGTGAAGATCTGAACGCCATTGAAGAGGCCCAGGCCTACAAGTCGCTGGTTGAGCATTTCGGCATTTCTCAGGATGAGGTGGCAAAACGGGTTGGCAAAAACCGCACAACGGTCACCAATGCGTTGCGCCTGTTGCGCTTGCCGGATGATATTCAGAGGGATGTGGTGGAAGAGCGGCTCTCCATGGGGCATGCCCGGGCACTGCTGGGGCTTGAAAATGAAGAGCTGGTTCAGAAGGCACGCCATGAAATCCTGCACAGGATGCTGAGTGTCAGGGCTACGGAGGAGCTGGTTAACAAGCTTAAGCGTGGCTCACATGCAGTTCAAAAGCCTGCCCGTCAGCCTGATCTCTTGATGGTTTCTCTGGAGGAGCAGCTGCAGAAACAGTTCCAAACCAGGATCGCCATTCGTCGTAACAGTGGTGGTAAAGGGGCGTTGGAAATTCACTTCAGTTCGTCTGATGAGCTAACGCGAATCATTGATTTGTTGCAGTCTTAA
- the atpG gene encoding ATP synthase F1 subunit gamma, protein MASLKSIKKRIVSVKNTRQITKAMKMVSAAKLRRAQENVVAARPYAQKMGEVLQSLAGNLEGNLHPLLEKRDAKKLLLIVVTSDRGLCGGFNTNLCKAGERYIKEKQAEFDQISIMTVGRKGYEFLKSRHTVYKNFANMLSKPNYQAAAMLAQDVIEGYLAEEYDQVVMLFNSFRTVMSQDITFQQLLPIEPEEKIAADENGVEYIYEPSVSDLLTEILPKNIEVQIFKAMLESVAGEHGARMTAMDSASKNASEMIGKLTLQYNRARQAAITTELMEIISGAESIKG, encoded by the coding sequence ATGGCGAGCCTTAAAAGCATTAAAAAGCGGATTGTATCCGTAAAAAATACACGCCAGATAACCAAGGCCATGAAAATGGTTTCGGCTGCCAAACTGCGCCGTGCACAGGAAAACGTGGTAGCTGCACGTCCCTATGCCCAGAAGATGGGTGAAGTGCTGCAATCTTTGGCCGGTAATCTGGAAGGCAATCTGCATCCCCTTCTGGAAAAGCGTGATGCAAAAAAACTGCTGCTGATTGTGGTAACCTCAGATCGTGGTCTGTGTGGTGGCTTTAACACAAACCTCTGCAAGGCTGGCGAGCGTTACATCAAGGAGAAGCAGGCTGAGTTCGATCAGATCTCAATCATGACGGTTGGCCGTAAAGGGTATGAGTTTCTGAAAAGCCGCCATACGGTCTACAAGAACTTTGCCAATATGCTTTCCAAGCCCAACTATCAGGCAGCAGCAATGCTTGCTCAGGATGTGATCGAGGGTTACCTTGCAGAAGAGTATGACCAGGTTGTGATGCTGTTTAACTCGTTCCGTACGGTTATGTCACAGGATATCACCTTCCAGCAGCTGCTGCCGATTGAGCCTGAAGAGAAGATCGCCGCTGATGAAAATGGTGTTGAATATATCTATGAGCCTTCGGTCAGTGACCTGTTGACCGAGATATTGCCAAAGAATATCGAAGTTCAGATCTTCAAGGCGATGCTTGAGTCGGTGGCTGGTGAACACGGTGCGCGTATGACCGCTATGGACAGTGCATCAAAGAACGCCTCAGAAATGATCGGCAAACTGACCCTGCAGTACAACCGTGCACGTCAGGCCGCCATTACCACCGAGCTGATGGAAATCATCTCAGGCGCTGAATCGATTAAGGGATAA